The window aaaatgtgtGAAAGAGGCTCATACTTGAATCTGAAATATTCCTTTGGAACTTAAAAGGAATATAGTATTAAGGACAATTAATTGAAGacattaaaatctaaaaaatataattttaatataatttaagaAAGCTATGACCTTTAGTGATtagttgaatattttttcacagTGCACCAGCAGCTTGAAAGGGGAATCCTGTGCTGGATCTTGGCAGGCTTAgggtatatttttttgttgtacttCTACCCCCACCTCCACGTTTTTTCGTCCTTTTGCGGTGAACGCGTCCAATTGGAATTTTATATGCATATTCTGATAAGTGAACCAAGGggtaaaaatgaaatattttatatatttcaccGCCGCTGCCATGAAACACCCTCCCTAGGACACAGTCATGCACTGTGACTGACATGCGGATATGCCAGCGGAGTTCCCTTTCCCCGGCATCTCCTCTACGATCCAGTCTTTTAGCATTCTGGGTGCATTTTGCCACCCCTAAGGACTTggcgtttaaaaaaaaaaattatacccTATTTGAAATCAGCAACAGCCTCAGAACCGAGCAGGATCGAAATCGCACTACGCTTGAGCTCTGCTTTGTGGTAGGGTACAGTGGGTACTCGGTATACTGGATATTTAACAGTCTAAGATAGGCAAAGCTTAGGGCAGTTTCTCGATGAAACGAATTTCAAGGACTAATTTCTTGACTATCAAAAAAAGGGATTTCCTtatgattttaataaaaaaccatGTCgcactttaatatttattaccCCCTTTATGGTATTTCCCCCATAGCCAGAGCTCACTGTAAAAACCACTGTCATAGTGGTGCTGCTATGTGGCTCGTGTTCTATGCTTTGGTGTTTGGAAATGCACCTGGCTAAATTTTCGGCTTGAATTGCTGGGCCTGCTATAGCCCTAGAGTCCTTCGACTTCTGGGTAACTTGGCACTGGGATTCGGGGTTTCTGATTGTGGTGGTTGGTTGCATTGTGATTTCCACGCCGCACATGCCGCTGTACCGTATGTGCAACGAACCAATTCGCAGTTTGCAGTCCTTGGTCCTTAGGCCAAGGGACAttagcagcaacaacaaatgaaCGTTGGTCGCTGGTCGCGTGCCCAAAGCACTTCGACACCCGACAGAATTGTGAATtgtgattgttttttttatatatatgtatgtatgtacctTCCCTAAAAACATTTCATTTTTGCCAGCGTTTAATGCTATCTCTCTTTCTCTGGGGTGTTTCATATCCTGCGGCGCGTATTTATTGTAGATTGTACGAATTATATACATTTATGCATGCTGCACAACTGCTGGAATACGACCATAATTATGCCAGGACTTCCCCCAGCTACCCGGGGTTCATTTCTCGATCCGGGGGTTAGTCACTCGCAATTTTTCGGTTGGGCTTTGTTTACCTTTCGAAGGATTTGAGAGCAAATTCCTTAAGCCCCACAGATTTTGGTGTCTTGGACCACACATGCTGCGATTGGCTTATTGGCCAACGAATTTAGGGCTTTTGCAATTGGGGgacttattaatttttaactgAATGTTTTTTGGATTGTCTATCAAGAGTTTAAAAGTCAAAGGACAATGTTTAAACTTCTCCAGAATTAAATAAGAAGAGAGAAAGCCCTCTGAACCAATTTGATTCAAAAGTTAATCAAAAGTTTCTGTCTGATTTTCTTTGTCTTTTTCTTCAAGTTGGTTGTTGCCCAACGGGTTGGATTAAATTGCAATCTGAAAATCTGTTTATTGACTTATTGGATTAAAAATCACCTAGAGTTGCTGAAATATTTGgaagaatttaattttaataccTAATGGACTAAGGAAAAGTGGCAGCAGATTTCTACCCCATTCTACCCAAAGCCCaatgaaatgcaattaaaaaacCTTCACGCCCTGGAAACCAAATCAGTTTCCTGCTcgagctgcagaaattgcatgaaattatgaaagcgaaaaatttaattacaacTCAGTGGCAGACGAAAAGAATTATTTGAGTTGTGGGTGATGGCGGCCTGGCTTTAGCCTGGCGACTGAACCCCCAAAAAGGCAGCTCGGCTCCCATCTCGTTGCCACCGACAATGGGCAACATGTGCTACAAGTGTGGAGTGGATCCTTGAGGAGCTGCCCAAGCAAAAGTGCacgcggcagcggcagcggctcAGGCTCCAGGATTCAGGACTCAAAAGGCTTTTGAGACACACATGCACACAGAGTGGCAGACTGTGGAAGGCAGATGAGAACgagaatgaaaatgaaaatgcatTATGCCGCATAAACGATGCATTTTCGAACATTAATTATTGCCAAGGATGCCTACAGGATCAGGACATGCAGACAGGACAGATTCGAGGGCGGCTGCACTTGAAATTACCATAAAAAGATGCACTTAAGGGTTACCAATggaacaaacaacaaacaaaatgcGTACCTCGCCAGTTGGGGGGGTTTTGTGGGTGATTTGTTGTGGGGTCTCCAAAGGGGGTCCTCCGTTAAAAAGCGGTTTGGGAAATACATCTCTCTACCCCCTTGGCTATTGTGGGTGTTTGTTGAGTGCAAATTTGTGCCAAGCACGCCTTGGAGCGCAGAAATCAGAGCAGTCGAAAGAGATTACACGGAAAGTACACAAAcagaaataaattataattttagaaGCTTAATAGGACTTTAATATAGATGATGCTAGTATCTATATACCTTTCATCTTTTAGTCCTCAGAGATCTCCAGATCTTATTAATATCAATATGGGATAAGCCTCTTCAAATGTCACCACTCCAACCTAAAAGATTATTAACCCCAAAAAGCCAaaggaaattattaaaatgcaCTCCTTATTGATGGATGATAAGAAGCGTACGGAAATCTATAACCCACAGGCACTAATCCCCTGGAATAGCCCTGTCGCAGATTAATCAAACTTCATCGCTTTGATGACTTGATTTGCGTTTCCTTTTTCTCTCACTTTAAGGCGGCATTTGTGACTGACAAGGATAAGTTGGGCGAACGCATTTCAGAAAGGGGGAGttcatcttttatttttttctttgtttctaCCCAGCGCAGGGTTGGAATTTGCAGCGTCCTTTCAGGACTTCGGCCTGGATGGCCAGAGGATGGCAGGAGAGACCTTCCAGGACAATGCTCGCGTGGCTGGCGCACTTCTGAGACTTTTGTTGCCATCGCCATCGAAGTTTGTGTTTGGATTTGGCTTCGGATGCGTGCGCTATTTTAATTCTAAGCTGCATGGCAAACATCGATTCCCTGCCATCCTTGCCATTCTTGGTATCCTGCCACCCTGCTGCGTTTGGATCGCTTTGGGAATACACTCTGCAATAGGGAGCTTACACCGAGAACAATTTTGTGTTATGCTGTATCAAGCTTTATTTTGGACCATATTTtctgatttaaaattatagaaCATTTTTCTCAGTTTTCACTTTCTAAGGCTGGTTTTTGGGGTGGCAGCGTTGCCATGCACGTGCCTACCGTAatacaagaacaacaacaatggcggCATCGTGTTCAACATAATATGCCATATTTCCAGAAGTCCTGCCAGTCCTGTGAGTCCTATGAGTCCTGCGACGAAAAGCCCTCGACGGGAATCGAAAGTGCATTCCCTTTCATGGCAACCATTGCCACTGTTGGCGTCGCATTTCGATTATATTAATGCAAAGCACAcccagacacagacacagacacacactgtcTCTCAGATacacagacacagatacaaaaaccccagatacagatacgtgTTTTGGTGGTGAAGTTCGAATCCAAGTTGTGTCTGCGACGCTACCTACCCCACCAAAAGCAAACTTGACAAGCTTAACCGTCGTCTGAGGCCGCAAAAAACTGATAAATGCAGTGCTCAGAATTACACTTCAAGAAAATCTACTATATTATctattatatacatattttacctgtctgttttgtttattttgatgTCCTTAAATATCCCAACATCTTTGTTGCAAACTCGAACAGCTGTTTCGCCAAATTTCTTGGCAACAAAGAATCAATTCACCTTCGAAAGGATCCCCTCCTGTTGGTTTATTGAGGACTCTGCCGTCTGACCTTATGGTTATACGCTCAATTAACGGTTGCATGGTTGTCAGCTGTTTTTGGCAAAAAGAttgaaaaaaggaaaaaggacAATGTGGAGCTCCGATTTCCGCAGAAAATGTTTTCCAGGCGAAAAATCGGATCGGAAGGTGCTGGGTTTTTGGTGCGTGGCAAAAATAGCAGCTGTCGCACATTGATTTTTCCGAGTGCATTGTCCTTGCTTCAGTTCAGTgtaaatgtgtgtgtgtgtgtttgttggcAGGACTTTCACTAACAGCTCCCCCTTAGTGAGTTTTCCCCGTGTGTTCAtagctgtgtgtgtgtgtctgtgctTGTGGAAAAAAGGGTGActaatgtgtgtgtgattgCTAACAAAAGATTCCGGCTTTTGCGGCTCGAGCTCTGCCGGCTTCGTCGGCTCGGCCGGCGTCGAAAAAGGACAACGACTTTGCTGCGCCCGGGGGATGATTTGTATTTCCAGGAGCGACACCAACACAAACAATGAtttcagtttgggtttcgctTACGGTTTCGGTTTCGCTTTCCTTTGGGCCTCATGGCACACATAAATAGCCGCCGCCAGATCCCTTCAACGTCATTCGCAGCAGAAACGTCGAGCCGACTAGAGGTCCTGCCGCTTTTTGGGAGTTCACTCAGTCCGCAAGGATCAGCGTTATCAGTTTGTTGTTAAGTTTGCTTCCGTTCTACGTTCACCGTTCTACGTTCCACGTTCCACGTTCTCCGTTCTACGTTCTCCGTTCTgttctattttatttgtttgccaaaCGCGTTTAAGTTATCCACTATCGATGCCATGGCCCAAACACAGACACAAATGCAAACCCACTCGGAAACCGAGACCCTCAAACACCCGCACAGCATCGGCATCCAGCTGCAGCACAAGGGCATGCCCCACGGCCTCGGTTTGCTGACCACAGTGGCCTCCCTGCCACCCAAGTACCGCAGTCGCTATCTGAACCTGAAAACCAAGTGCGAAATTCCACTGGATCTCACCGTGAAACTACCATCGCCAGTGCCCAGTTGCGATGTGCCGGTGGCCACCACATTCACGGAGGTCTATAGCGAAAATGTTCTGCCGATCCAGCTGGAAAAGCCAAGGGAGGTGCAGGTGCtggagcaggaggagcagaAGCCAGTGCCGAAGCCGGAGCCAGAGCATGAGGGCGTAAATCCAGTGAAACCGCCAACACCACCGCAAAGTCCAACTAGCAAACGAAAATTGAGCTGCGACAATGATGACGGCTATCAGCAACCTgccaaaatgtcaaaaatggAAGCCTCCGCTCCCGAGATTGAAGCCACGCCGGCGAAACCCATCCAGGTGACCGATTCTGCACCAAAAACCAACAAGGCCACCACCTCCTCCGGCAAACCCTCCCGCAGCAAGGCCACACGTAAGCTGAAATTTGATGAGGAAACCAGTTCACCGGTTTCCGGGACAATTATCCGACCTCTGGAGGACATCACCGATGGCACCATGCAGTACAGCAACGGTGACATAGATCCCAAGTACAATATTGTCGAGATCACGGAGGAAACAAAGGCCGAATTGGCGGCCATCAAGAATGTGATTGGGGACTATGTTTGCCGATTGTGCAAGATTAAGTTCGATGATGCCTTCGGGCTGGCCAGGCACAGGTGTGCCTGCATCGTGCTCCTCGAGTACAGGTGCCCGGAGTGTGGCAAGCAGTTCAATTGCCCCGCCAACCTGGCCTCCCATCGTCGCTGGCACAAGCCGAAAAAAGAGCCCGCCACGTCCTCCAAAAAAGAGAATCGCAACACCATCAAtcaacagcaccagcagcagcaacaaccacagcagcagcagcagcctgACAAAAAGGATGCCGAAGAAGTGTCCTTTGATTGTCTGGAGTGTGGCAAGAAATTCAAGAGGGCTGCCTACCTGAGAAAACACCAACTGACTCACCAGAAAAAGGCGAAACTGGGGGAGAAACCAGTCGAACCACCCATGGCCACCCCCTCGACGACAACCACAATAACTGGCAGTTTCCACTTCAATCAGGCAGGATCTTCAGGAGTCTCCACGTCCTCCGCCAGCAGCTCCCATTCGGATGAGGGTGTCTACGTTGTGGGAGCAGCATCCAGAAGTAATTACGACTACGATAATGATTACCTCTCGGACTGCAGCACCTCGACCTCATCCGCCGGCTACGGACGCCTCCAGATCGTGGAGCACGGTCTCACCGAGGAGGAGAGCATTGCTGCCGCCGCTCTGACCAATTTGCGGAATTGTGCCTCCGTCATCCAGCACACCACTATGGCCCACTAATATCGAGTGAGATTTtataccaaaaataataatagtttttaCTTGGAAGTTTACCGTTAAGTTTAGTTTAGTTAGTTTAGTTAAACCAAAAATCCCAGTTAACTCTTGGGTATCTGCAGCTAAACCCGACCAAAGaattagttttattaaaagggTAATTCAGTTAACCCGTTTTTAATCTTAGTTAGATGTAAAGTTTAGTTCTTAAACCGATTCAGTTTCGTTCGCAAGATGAGTTCAATTCTAGTCAGACTCTAATTTGTAATCCGTACTTCGGCAATCATTCCCAGTAGGTACTTTTAAATCTAGTCAGTGTCTAGTCTAGTCAAAGAATCTTGGCACTAGTCAGCTTCAGGAAGATCTCGAAAACACTTCTAGTCATTAGGATTAGTTTAGGAACAGTGGGGAGTGCAAAGAACTCTAGTCAAAAAACCAGCAAATACCAAAGACTCATAACTAACTCTCATAACATCTATTTGTCATAACTATTTCTCAAACTAACACTTTTCATAATCTTTTATCTGAAACTAACACTCCATCTTTCTAAAGCTATTTCTTTTTCTCATCCTTGACTTTCATAAATTATCATTATCATGCCCTGACACTTTCATAATTCATTATCCCTCCATGACTCATTCAAATACTCATCTTTCCCGATCATCTTTATTACAACCATTCCTCAAGCTCATCTTTCATCCTCCACACATATCACATTTCCACCCCAATTTCCTACTAACATTACCAGTGTAATTCTAGTCAAAAGTTCTTGCATTCCTTCTAGTCACTTTAGATCTATTTAGGTTCTTACGAATATATATCTATTTACGCGTATATCATTCTTCAATTTCGGATACAGCTTTATTTCTATTTAGGTTGCATACCGACACCAAAATTCAGGCGAATCTGTGCAGTAATAGTTTTTAAGttcaaaccaaaaaccaaaaagcaaaaccaaattccaaattctaagtttatatttaataatagaaGACCAAACCCAGTGTGTTTGTGAACCAAAGTCGAGTGTGAACTCTAGTCATTTTTAGAATCTTAAGGCGAGGGATGAAGTAACTCCCCTCGGAATTAATTTCACTTAAAGTTcagtttagtttagtttaggATAGAAACGGACATTGGACCAGCGTCACACTACCAGTCAAAGTATTTAACAGTACAACCTAGCTATAGAGGCCCCAGGCATCAGAACCGGCGGTTGTGTACTTAAAGCAATATATAGTAAGCCGATATCACAGCGCTATCGTTCCTTAGCATGTGAGTTTGTATCATAAACACGAATATCTTGGTTGTAACCGCAGAGTACAACGAAATGGGAAACTTTCGCTCAATctagaaattaattaaaattaagctatatcatatttatttatacataaGACCATATCGGTTGAGATTCGATTGTGATACTAACTACTAAGCCTAAAGTTTACAAGGATCGTTGTGCTCAAGAGTGCATTAACAATAAGAAAAGACAGATTTCTGTaccaattatttttatacgtaATTTACACTTAAagataaacatatttttatacaaaaaaacaatgaaaaattGCATCTTTTGGAAAGCCccataaaaattgtaaattatgAAAACACTTGAATAAAAACGGAAAACTGAACATGAGAACTTCTTTTATTGGAAATGGGCTTGATGGGTTGTCAGGACAAACAAACTCGCCAAAGGAGCAAATAATTGCTTTTTAATTTCGAATATCATCGTCATGTGGGGGTTGTTGTTGCAAGTCCTGGGGTATCGAGGTCCAGAGTAAACAATAATGATGATTGTTTCTTGGCAGATACTCCATAATCGTTCCTGCAGGCCTGTAATGAAATGCCATTAGAGGCCATTGACATGGCCCATCGATCTGGGGTTTCCAGCCGAAAGCAAATACCAAAACACATTCGCTGGGAAAGCGGAAAAGCGGAAGTGGATTCGGGAAAATGGGCAATGGACAGATGCAACTTGCGCCTAAGCACACACGAACTGGGGAAGAGTGTACTGCGATGGGGTGTAGTTGAGGGTGTGTGTGGTGCGGCTGGATGGACCAAAACTGAAACCCTAAACGGGCCCAAACTAATGATGCCCTCAACGGAAATGCGTAAAAAATGcttaatcaaataaaaatgcatGACAGCacggaataaaaaaataaacgaacagGATATGCCAGGATGCGAGGGTGCAGCAGCTAAAAATTAGGATGAAAGGGTGTGAGGGGGAGGTGGCCGTTGCGTGTGCGGTGTGAATCAATTTAAAGCGTCAAAAGACTCATATACCATTTAAGGAGATGTCCTGCCCCCATCCCCTCTCATCGAATTGTGTAAAATCATGCCGCCCGAAAACTACCCtctttgttgtgttttttaaggGGGTGATGCAGCAGCCAACATCTGTGCCCAAATGTGGCACTAACTAAAATACGgtcataataataaaatgatCTCGAAAACCGATACGAGGCAAGTTGCAGTTTGCACCTTGGCACGAGGCATTCCTCTACTGTGGCGCCCGCATAAGGATATGCCAGGATGTAGGCTTCGGCCTCGTCAACAAGTTTCAATTTCTGCGGGCCTAGGCCAGCTGCCTTCAAGATCCGAGTACCTTCCGAGATCCTGGAGGCTATCCCACTGCTCTGCTAATTTGCACCTTGAGAGGCTGTTCGCCCTTCGTCTTATGCAGGTCCTTTGTGTCCTGCGTCCAAGTGGCCTTATGTTCTAATAGAAGTACTTCAAAGAGTTGACAGATTGATGAGCCCGATTGGGTGATTCTGAGTGGCATAACTGAAGTGCGGACCTCTTGAGAAACCCATTTGATTACCATCATCCACGTCGGCTTGTTTGAAGGATTATTATAATTCTTATTACCCGCAGAGGATATTATACATTTGCCTAATAGAGTCCTTGCTTGATGTAATCAAAAATCAGAAGAGTGATTGGCCTAACTTGAAGTTTCTTACACACTTTTTAGCGAATAATTTGGGCATTTCGCTACCGATTCTAAAGCGGAATACCATTTAGAAACTATAACTCTACTCGCCTTTGATTTGCatcaaaaattcgaaaaaatttaacacaaaaaatttcgatcaatttttggccaaaatcatgatgtaccccttgtaaaattttcgaaaaatggctcaaaaattttgttcctAGTTTATGACTGAGAATGTTTCTACTCGAagttctaagatcgggaaggtatgacACTTCAGGATCTGACAAATATTGACAGAGTTATgctaatttttcttttaagaaaatccaaaattagGAACAacgtttttgaatttttttattttcccaaaTTGACGATATTGATACACTTTTTAGTTAATATTTAAACTATTCcgcaaccgattcaaaaaaggaACACCATTTAGGAATCAGAACTCTAATccccttcgatctgcatcaaaagtttttaaaaattgaacataaaaaatttcgataaatttttggccaaaatcatgatgtaccccttggaaaattttcaaaatatggTCCAAAAATGTTGTTCCTAGTTTATAACTGATAATGGTGCTACTCGAagttctaagatcgggaaggtataacatttctGGATCTGACAAGTATTGGCCGAGTTATACTCATTTTGCCAtttaaaacttgaaaaaatttaagaacTTGGAACATTTTTGAATTCCGCCGAAAtctaaatgatttttattaaaatctcAAAATCCTAACCGCTAGATATGAAATATTCCATCCATTAATCCAGCTACCATTATATCCTTAAAAGCTCTGTAAGCTTTCGCATGCAACCCTGCCATTCGCAATGTCCTGGCAGCTGTCAAGGACCTGCCACCCTGTCGGCATCCTGCGCAAGTGGACAGTTCCGACTGGCAGCTAAAATACGGGTTATCGGGACTTCCTCTCCGGCTCTCAGGACATCCCGGAGAGACGCCTACGCTGTACTAATCCGAGTACGAGTCCCGAGTccggagccagagccagagccggaatGGCATCGCATAGCATCGCACACCTGACATTCATGTTGTGGCCAGGCTGGCAGTCAGACGTGTGGTGCGCATTCCAACCGAATCAACTtgaaaaaaaccgaaaaccccGAAAGCCCCCAGTGCAAGGTGGAGCCAAAGATTCCTCCGGTGGAACATAGTCCGTGTATAGGGCATACGGTTCAACGTAAAGTGACATTTGCCGTAGAGTGTGTGATTTTTGAGCCGAGAAACATTAATAATTCTCTAAAAAACAGAGAAACAAACACAGAACACGAAAGGTTCCAAAACTCTGCATGTGCTTCTATAGCCCCAAGGGGTGGTGATGGGGATGGTGGTGGATGGGAGTCTAGGATGGGTGGTGCTGGGTGGTGGCGATGAGAGAGATGAGAAGCTTTCCCTTGATTCGACTTATTGATTGAGCTTTACGCCACagaaagagagagaaagagagattCTCCTTTTGGGAGCCCTCAAAAAATAATGGGTTTTCCGTGGGAGCTTCGGATTTTCCCGCTAccatgctgctgctgctgctgattctgctgctgcttctgcctcTGCTTCTGCTGGTTGCCTTGGGTGAATTTTTcagcaattttcattttcagtttttctcCCGACTGTTTTAGGGCGGTTCCGCCAGCAGCAGCGACTCCTGCGATTTAACTCAATTCGAACGCGTATGAAAACTCCGCTCCTCCCcaataacacaaaaaaaacacatagAAATCGAGAAACTAAGTTGAGAATTGAAGCCGCAAGCCAGATAATAAGttgaatttggccaaaatgtgTGCAATTGTGAATTGGCAAGAGTCAAAGTTGCAGgataatatgaaaatattatgaCAAAAAAAGTGTTGTTATTGTTTGAGTGTGTGGCATGCCAGGCACTCGCTCTCCGTCTCAGTTCTACTCTctgtgttggtgtgtgtgtgcgaatcCTTTTTCTGGTGTGTCCTTTGTGTGTGCGtgtaaaattcaataaaatgcGAGGGATTGCAATTGCCAAAATGGCAAATTACAACAAaatgtacacacacacacacatacacagatAAAGGCAAAGGCAGAGGCACACGCACTAACACCAAGGGGCAGCGCAGGACACGCACATACACATGGAAATTTGTCAGAAATTCGGCTTGTGTATGTGTGCGCGTAGTTTTGATTTTCTCTGCGGGTCCTGTGGCTTACTCTCCTTTGTATTTGTGCCTGTGTGTCGCTCTCTGTATGAGTGTGCCTGTGCCTGTGccagtgtgtctgtgtgtccTGTGTCCTTCGCTGCTTACGTACGCAGACTGAGTGACTCGATTGAGGCGGCTGCCTGAATGGCTGGCAGGTCCTGCTCCTttttgcctttgtgaaatGAATGCGTATTCAATGAGCAATGAAATCCGTGACACATTCGCGCCTTCTCTCCCGCTCATCGCCCGCCTCCTGCCGCCTTCCGCCTGCCGTCCGCCGCTTACCGCTCTCTCTCCAGCTCTTATCCTGGCTCGTCCTTCCTTTTGGCTCTGTgcattttccatttaatttattttttattgcacaGCTTCTCGCTTTGTTCTTTGTCCGATTTccgttttaaataaaagcgaCATTAACAGCATAACCTCTGACATTTATGTCAGACAACCACCCACACACTCGCGCccgcacacccacacacacacacactcttacACTCACACTAACACCCATCCAAAAAACAGTCACACCGATACAAAGACAGGGAGCCACATGTGAATATACGTTAAGGATTTTGCCCATTTTACTTTGGCGTGGCTTTGAGGCTGGCGTTCCATTCGAAATTGAGGATTCCGCCTGTAAATTCCATTGCATACCCATTGTGTTAATTTCAGTTAGAAAGTTAACCCATTAATTGGCTGGCAAAGTGCTAGAATTCCTTTGGTGCTTCTGTGTTCGCGTGAGTGGGCCGCAATTATATCAATATCAATAAATTCCTTTAACAATAACTATGCCAACTGCAACGGTGCCTTTCTGTAAATGTCTAAATGGAAAGCCCTTTTGCCAAAACCGAAAGTCGTTTCGTTCTAAACTTcactaaactaaactaaactaaaccgaaaccgaagcaaactacaaaatagagaaaaaaaacTTGTTGAAGTCCTTGATTGATGTGTGTGCCCAATTGGCTGCCGAATTGAgcgaacgaaacgaaaaggAGTCTCCGTTGCCTTCGAAAAAGGTGAGTCAACCCGCTGTCTATTTATATTAAGATGGGGATCAAATCCAAAGGAAAATTTCAAAGACTTAAAGGCTTTTAAAGTAAATGCCAGGCAGTCAGTTAAATATAGCAAATAGAGATGGGGGCTTGGAAAGTTTTAAAGTCGATTTATCAGGTGCTAAGATGGTTATGATTTCAAAGAACTTTCTTCAagcttaataaataaattaggtATTTATAAATACTTATAATAAGTTGTtgggtttttatttcttttttttttatggagcTTATCCACATATTCTACAAATGGGGAAAATAATATAGATAGAGCTTCAAGAACTTAACTATATGTCGAATAGGTCTTGGAATTAAAAGATTTACAGATTTAAATAAatctatatataataaaaataatcaaataatattctaTAGATATTAAGGATCATTTCCATCAAAGTTGGCACATAATCCTATATTCTTAACATCATCCAACAAAACCTTAAAACCCCCaggtattttttttgtcatgcACGTCCTTGTTAA of the Drosophila ananassae strain 14024-0371.13 chromosome 2R, ASM1763931v2, whole genome shotgun sequence genome contains:
- the LOC6507056 gene encoding insulinoma-associated protein 1b, which produces MAQTQTQMQTHSETETLKHPHSIGIQLQHKGMPHGLGLLTTVASLPPKYRSRYLNLKTKCEIPLDLTVKLPSPVPSCDVPVATTFTEVYSENVLPIQLEKPREVQVLEQEEQKPVPKPEPEHEGVNPVKPPTPPQSPTSKRKLSCDNDDGYQQPAKMSKMEASAPEIEATPAKPIQVTDSAPKTNKATTSSGKPSRSKATRKLKFDEETSSPVSGTIIRPLEDITDGTMQYSNGDIDPKYNIVEITEETKAELAAIKNVIGDYVCRLCKIKFDDAFGLARHRCACIVLLEYRCPECGKQFNCPANLASHRRWHKPKKEPATSSKKENRNTINQQHQQQQQPQQQQQPDKKDAEEVSFDCLECGKKFKRAAYLRKHQLTHQKKAKLGEKPVEPPMATPSTTTTITGSFHFNQAGSSGVSTSSASSSHSDEGVYVVGAASRSNYDYDNDYLSDCSTSTSSAGYGRLQIVEHGLTEEESIAAAALTNLRNCASVIQHTTMAH